One window of the Lactobacillus sp. PV034 genome contains the following:
- a CDS encoding penicillin-binding protein → MKKFNNLNKNRSKAHGYRFTVGRILQVVLALVFLVFIGRFLYLGISRDVAGQDIAKRTNDLYKRNEVLKATRGTIYDSNGLTIAEDSHSYTVYAILDKSSVDYKNRPMYVSDKEKTASKLAEVLPISKEKILKYLHPKHKAYQVEFGSAGSGLTMEQKKKIQAMKLPGIKFEETNSRLYPNGTFASHIIGLAQLQNDSHNSSSQSLVGTMGIEEYFNKQLAGKNGYRETFVDAAQYQTSSNAHVYKPKQDGDNIYLTLDSQLQTYMENLLDNVQNKYDPKSLTAVVEDVKTGKILAASQRPTFDPQTKKGLDSNWRDILIQDSYEPGSVFKILSMTAAIQTGTYNPNQLYRSGSITLNGSTIHDWNTSGWGSIPMSQAFPRSSNVGMATLEQEMGNKTWKEYLKKFHIGEKTNVTLPGENPGLVSVKSNLDGAVTSFGQGVNVNVMQMMQVYSALANGGQMIKPQLVDKIVSPDGKTVSSFHREKVGSPVFSEETAKKTLDLMQDVVNKEYGTGRAYKIDGTSLAVKTGTAQIAGPTGGYLTGDNNYVFSVVGLTPANDPRYCVYITMRQPQKMTDDPEMILAQIFKPLVNRLSVSSSHASVTKVEVPDVTNKSINKAKSSLGDRGLTAEIIGNGKTVVQQATAAGVKVNNGTKVLLYTGGTVKCPDMKGWTKQEVMSFSSVTGISITISGSGNKVTSQNTPKDQVISQNSKLTVTCK, encoded by the coding sequence ATGAAAAAATTCAATAATTTGAACAAGAATAGATCCAAAGCCCACGGCTACCGCTTTACGGTGGGGAGAATCCTCCAAGTAGTCCTGGCTTTGGTTTTTCTTGTATTTATAGGTAGATTTTTATATTTAGGCATCTCACGTGATGTCGCAGGCCAAGATATTGCTAAAAGAACTAATGATTTGTATAAGCGTAATGAAGTTTTAAAAGCAACTCGGGGAACTATTTATGATAGTAATGGCTTAACGATTGCTGAAGATTCTCATTCTTATACTGTATATGCGATTCTTGATAAAAGTTCGGTTGATTACAAAAATCGTCCCATGTATGTAAGTGATAAAGAAAAGACTGCCAGTAAACTAGCAGAGGTTTTACCTATTAGTAAAGAAAAAATTCTGAAATACCTTCATCCCAAGCATAAGGCTTATCAAGTAGAATTTGGTAGTGCTGGTTCTGGCTTAACCATGGAACAAAAGAAAAAAATTCAGGCCATGAAATTACCAGGAATTAAATTTGAAGAAACAAATTCTCGTCTTTATCCTAATGGAACCTTTGCTTCCCATATTATCGGATTGGCACAATTACAGAATGATTCTCACAATAGTTCAAGTCAATCATTAGTGGGTACAATGGGAATCGAAGAATATTTTAATAAACAATTAGCTGGAAAAAATGGTTATCGCGAGACTTTCGTTGATGCTGCTCAATACCAAACATCTTCTAATGCACATGTTTATAAACCAAAGCAAGATGGGGATAATATTTATTTAACCCTTGATTCCCAATTACAGACATATATGGAGAACTTATTAGATAATGTTCAAAATAAATATGATCCAAAAAGTCTAACCGCAGTTGTAGAAGATGTAAAAACAGGTAAAATTCTTGCGGCATCTCAACGACCAACATTTGACCCTCAAACCAAGAAGGGGCTTGATTCAAATTGGCGTGATATTTTGATTCAAGATTCATATGAGCCTGGTTCAGTTTTTAAAATTCTTTCAATGACTGCTGCAATTCAGACTGGTACTTATAATCCTAATCAACTTTATCGTTCAGGTTCAATTACTTTAAATGGCTCAACCATCCATGACTGGAATACAAGTGGATGGGGTTCAATTCCAATGTCACAAGCATTTCCTCGTTCAAGTAATGTAGGTATGGCAACGCTCGAACAAGAGATGGGTAATAAGACGTGGAAAGAATACTTAAAGAAATTTCATATTGGCGAAAAAACTAATGTTACTCTTCCTGGAGAAAATCCTGGTTTAGTAAGTGTCAAAAGTAATTTGGACGGTGCCGTTACTTCATTTGGTCAGGGTGTTAATGTAAATGTTATGCAAATGATGCAAGTTTACAGTGCGTTAGCAAATGGCGGTCAGATGATTAAACCACAATTGGTAGATAAAATTGTGTCTCCGGATGGAAAAACAGTCTCATCATTCCATCGTGAAAAAGTTGGTAGTCCAGTCTTTTCTGAAGAAACAGCTAAAAAGACACTTGACTTAATGCAAGATGTTGTAAATAAAGAGTATGGTACAGGACGTGCTTATAAAATAGATGGTACAAGTTTGGCTGTCAAAACGGGAACAGCTCAAATTGCGGGACCAACTGGTGGTTATTTGACAGGTGATAACAACTATGTTTTCTCTGTAGTAGGATTAACGCCAGCTAATGATCCGCGATATTGTGTTTATATTACAATGCGTCAACCACAAAAAATGACTGATGATCCCGAGATGATTTTAGCTCAAATTTTTAAACCTTTAGTTAATAGATTGAGCGTTTCATCTAGCCATGCTTCAGTTACTAAGGTTGAAGTACCAGATGTAACAAATAAGAGTATTAATAAGGCTAAATCTAGCTTAGGTGACAGGGGACTGACAGCTGAAATAATTGGTAATGGTAAAACTGTTGTTCAGCAAGCTACTGCTGCTGGGGTTAAGGTGAATAATGGAACAAAAGTTTTATTATATACAGGTGGTACTGTGAAATGTCCAGACATGAAAGGCTGGACAAAACAAGAAGTAATGAGTTTTAGTTCAGTAACAGGTATCTCGATTACAATTTCTGGTTCAGGCAACAAGGTAACTTCTCAAAATACACCAAAAGATCAGGTAATTAGTCAAAATAGTAAGTTAACGGTAACTTGTAAATAA
- the mreC gene encoding rod shape-determining protein MreC, translated as MKKFFGNRKVLTILIIIIGVLCMLSISVRMRNNRKSPLFVQRLGNDTMAIVSQVVDWPIRLVSGGADSVSQLVEAENENDHLKQQINSLAQTKARNSALEAENQQLKDALKLKDTLTNYDIVDASVISRSPDTWSDLLIINQGSRAGVKKNMPVMSGGGVIGRVIEVDTTSSKVELITSTDKSANRFSVEADSTSGKKVHGIITVMSKNQLAFTQVVDASKLKKGTKIYTSGMGGNSPKGLLIGAVTKTTRDSFGLSDIIEVKPAGNLNDPSVVSVIKRKVEE; from the coding sequence ATGAAAAAGTTTTTTGGAAATAGAAAAGTTCTAACAATTTTAATTATCATTATTGGGGTTTTGTGCATGCTTTCTATTTCGGTAAGGATGCGAAATAATCGAAAGTCGCCTTTGTTTGTACAGCGCCTAGGTAACGATACAATGGCAATTGTTAGTCAGGTAGTGGATTGGCCTATCAGATTAGTTTCAGGTGGTGCTGATAGTGTTAGTCAGTTAGTTGAAGCAGAAAATGAAAATGATCATTTAAAGCAACAAATTAATAGTCTTGCCCAAACAAAGGCTAGAAATAGTGCTTTAGAAGCTGAAAATCAACAACTTAAAGATGCTTTAAAACTTAAAGATACTTTGACTAATTATGATATAGTAGATGCAAGTGTTATTTCACGTAGTCCTGATACCTGGTCAGATCTTTTAATTATTAATCAAGGTTCACGAGCTGGCGTTAAAAAGAATATGCCGGTAATGTCAGGTGGAGGCGTAATTGGACGCGTAATTGAAGTTGATACCACTAGTTCAAAGGTTGAGCTAATTACTTCAACAGATAAATCAGCTAATCGTTTTTCAGTTGAAGCTGATTCTACTAGTGGAAAAAAAGTCCATGGCATTATTACTGTTATGAGTAAAAATCAACTTGCATTTACCCAAGTAGTAGATGCAAGTAAGCTAAAAAAGGGTACTAAAATATATACCAGTGGCATGGGTGGTAACTCTCCAAAAGGATTGTTAATTGGAGCTGTTACCAAGACTACACGTGATAGTTTCGGTTTATCGGATATTATTGAAGTTAAGCCTGCAGGAAATTTAAATGATCCATCTGTTGTAAGTGTAATCAAAAGAAAGGTGGAAGAATAG
- a CDS encoding DUF3397 family protein, protein MQIIWIFLLPILGLLLDALIVKVFPKAKFKGYDILPLFFIPACQLLTTLKHKPSFLPYGFLFYFILILIVTIKIAVQNKNISMKKTLRQLWDYLIACSVFWYVGLFIVVLL, encoded by the coding sequence ATGCAAATTATATGGATTTTTTTATTACCAATATTAGGCTTACTGTTAGATGCTTTAATTGTTAAAGTATTTCCAAAAGCAAAATTTAAGGGATATGATATTTTGCCCCTCTTTTTCATTCCAGCTTGTCAATTGTTGACAACTTTGAAGCATAAGCCTTCGTTTTTACCGTATGGGTTTTTATTCTATTTTATTTTAATTTTAATTGTTACTATTAAGATAGCGGTCCAAAATAAAAATATTTCAATGAAAAAGACTTTGAGACAATTGTGGGATTATTTAATCGCGTGCTCGGTGTTTTGGTATGTTGGTTTATTTATTGTAGTTTTACTTTAA
- a CDS encoding DUF4044 domain-containing protein, translating to MSRRKKKKKSGFQKLTIVMAWLMALITLVGVVATAITYLIQ from the coding sequence ATGAGCAGAAGAAAGAAAAAGAAGAAGTCAGGTTTTCAAAAATTAACCATTGTAATGGCTTGGTTGATGGCACTTATTACGCTAGTCGGCGTAGTTGCGACAGCTATTACTTATCTAATTCAATAA
- the mraY gene encoding phospho-N-acetylmuramoyl-pentapeptide-transferase yields MMHLQDSLIPFISSFVLAVISLPLFIGYMIMHKEGQQIRDEGPKWHQKKSGTPTMGGVVFVLSSIISSIWVGIWQHNLNKSIWVLIIAFLGYGIIGFLDDGLKLYFKRNLGLRAWQKLLGQIIIAALIIIIAAADHFPFELYLPFIGMVKSAILFIAFVLFWLVGFSNAVNLSDGLDGLATGLSIIAYGTYAFMAYQQHAWAVLIFTCSVIGGLVAFIIYNHKPAKIFMGDAGSLALGGGLAAVSIYLHHPWSLLLVGIVFVGETLSVILQVISFQTTGKRIFKMTPIHHHFEMLGWSEWKVDIVFWIVGLVGSAIYLICIY; encoded by the coding sequence ATTATGCATTTACAGGATAGTTTGATTCCATTTATATCAAGCTTTGTACTGGCTGTCATTAGTTTGCCATTATTTATTGGATATATGATTATGCATAAAGAGGGACAACAAATCAGGGATGAAGGTCCTAAGTGGCATCAGAAAAAGTCAGGTACTCCCACAATGGGTGGTGTAGTATTTGTTTTATCTAGTATTATCTCTTCTATTTGGGTAGGTATCTGGCAACATAATTTAAATAAAAGTATCTGGGTTTTAATTATTGCATTTCTAGGATATGGAATAATTGGATTCTTAGACGATGGGCTCAAGCTCTACTTTAAACGTAATTTAGGATTACGTGCGTGGCAAAAGTTATTGGGGCAAATTATCATCGCTGCTCTTATCATTATTATTGCAGCTGCTGATCATTTTCCATTTGAACTTTATCTTCCATTTATCGGAATGGTAAAAAGCGCAATCCTTTTTATTGCTTTTGTATTATTCTGGTTAGTTGGCTTTTCAAACGCAGTTAACTTGTCTGATGGGTTGGATGGTCTGGCCACCGGATTATCTATTATTGCTTATGGAACTTATGCATTTATGGCTTACCAACAACATGCTTGGGCAGTTTTAATTTTTACTTGTAGTGTGATTGGTGGTCTAGTAGCATTTATTATATATAATCACAAACCTGCCAAAATCTTTATGGGTGATGCTGGTTCTCTTGCATTAGGTGGGGGCTTAGCTGCGGTATCTATTTATTTACACCATCCTTGGTCTTTACTACTCGTGGGAATTGTTTTTGTGGGTGAAACACTTAGTGTGATTTTACAAGTTATTTCCTTCCAAACTACAGGAAAAAGAATTTTCAAAATGACCCCAATTCACCACCATTTTGAAATGCTTGGTTGGTCTGAATGGAAAGTAGACATTGTTTTTTGGATTGTAGGTCTAGTTGGTAGTGCTATCTATTTAATCTGCATTTATTAG
- the rsmH gene encoding 16S rRNA (cytosine(1402)-N(4))-methyltransferase RsmH translates to MEFKHYSVLLHETIRNLNLKENGLYVDATFGGGGHARYLLNQLDKGTLVGFDQDDYAIEAAKLNFADKMAAGSEPRLELVHDNFSHLKDNLVKLGFSDGIDGIYYDLGVSSPQFDQPERGFSYRFDARLDMRMNRDQELDAYTIVNTWSQKELADILYQYGDEKYSRQIARKIVEKRLEHPIVTTFELVDIIKEAIPAFARRSGGHPAKKTFQAIRVAVNNELDVLKQSLEEAIELLKPGGRICVITFQSHEDKIVKNIFKKYSEVEIPRGMPMAPADAKPTLRLVSRKPIVAGSEELNENNRSHSAKLRVAEKL, encoded by the coding sequence ATGGAATTCAAGCATTATAGTGTACTTTTACACGAAACAATTAGAAATTTAAATCTTAAAGAGAATGGACTTTATGTGGATGCTACATTTGGTGGCGGTGGTCATGCTCGTTATCTCTTGAATCAACTTGATAAGGGAACTTTAGTTGGATTTGATCAAGATGACTATGCTATTGAGGCAGCAAAGTTAAACTTTGCGGATAAAATGGCAGCAGGCAGTGAGCCGAGATTGGAATTAGTTCATGATAATTTTAGTCATTTGAAAGATAATCTAGTAAAGCTAGGTTTTTCTGATGGCATTGATGGAATCTATTATGACTTAGGTGTTTCATCTCCGCAATTTGATCAACCAGAACGGGGGTTTTCTTATCGCTTTGATGCAAGACTAGATATGAGGATGAACCGTGATCAAGAATTAGATGCATATACTATAGTTAATACCTGGAGTCAAAAAGAATTAGCTGACATTCTTTATCAATATGGTGATGAAAAATATTCTCGCCAAATTGCCAGAAAGATTGTTGAAAAAAGACTAGAACATCCTATTGTTACAACTTTTGAACTCGTAGATATTATTAAAGAAGCAATCCCTGCTTTTGCAAGAAGAAGTGGTGGACACCCAGCCAAAAAGACCTTCCAAGCAATTAGAGTTGCTGTGAATAATGAACTGGATGTCTTGAAACAATCACTTGAAGAAGCAATTGAGCTGCTTAAACCAGGTGGTAGGATATGTGTTATTACCTTCCAATCTCATGAAGACAAGATCGTTAAGAATATTTTTAAAAAATATTCCGAAGTGGAGATTCCACGAGGAATGCCAATGGCACCTGCGGATGCCAAACCAACATTGCGACTGGTAAGTCGTAAACCTATCGTGGCAGGTAGTGAAGAATTGAACGAGAATAATCGCTCACACAGTGCCAAGTTGAGGGTTGCAGAAAAGTTATAG
- a CDS encoding cell division protein FtsQ/DivIB, whose product MPKKKITKKDPNEEISGWIRYKQNDQANNSKKKVSASLNKLQAERRKSLTKRLGIIIAICVIGILSLSYYVSAKANIASVQIKGASELNGNEVVKASGITAQDKVIPLLLKNKDYSLRLQKRFPEVESVSLHVNHLNNLVLNVKEKPVIGYIKEDNGYRKILNNGKVASQIISDKQINPEKPLFIGYNKSVSLVDDLDIYAKLPKSIQKQVKIMSGRTKRSTQIILVMKDNNVIIGNTTTINNKIKYYPEIKKQLSEPSIVDLEIGAFSRPLSASEKAKLGIK is encoded by the coding sequence ATGCCAAAAAAGAAAATTACAAAAAAAGATCCAAATGAAGAAATATCAGGTTGGATACGATATAAACAAAATGATCAAGCTAATAATAGTAAAAAGAAGGTGTCTGCCTCATTAAATAAGTTACAAGCTGAACGTAGAAAGTCTTTAACTAAAAGATTAGGTATTATCATTGCAATTTGTGTTATTGGAATTTTAAGCCTATCTTATTATGTTTCAGCTAAAGCAAATATAGCTAGTGTCCAGATAAAGGGTGCCAGTGAACTAAATGGCAATGAGGTTGTCAAAGCTAGTGGTATTACAGCGCAGGATAAGGTAATTCCCCTGCTTTTAAAAAATAAAGATTACAGCTTACGCTTACAAAAAAGATTTCCTGAAGTTGAAAGTGTTAGTCTTCACGTGAACCATTTAAATAATCTAGTCTTGAATGTCAAAGAAAAACCAGTAATTGGCTATATTAAAGAGGATAATGGTTATCGAAAAATATTGAATAATGGTAAAGTAGCTAGTCAAATTATTTCTGATAAACAAATAAATCCGGAAAAGCCTTTATTTATAGGGTACAATAAGAGTGTTTCTTTGGTAGATGATTTGGATATTTATGCAAAATTACCTAAATCTATTCAAAAACAAGTTAAAATTATGAGTGGTCGAACTAAACGATCGACGCAGATCATTTTGGTAATGAAAGATAATAATGTAATCATTGGTAATACGACAACCATTAATAATAAGATTAAGTATTATCCAGAGATAAAAAAACAATTAAGTGAACCATCAATTGTAGATTTGGAAATTGGGGCTTTTTCAAGACCATTATCTGCAAGCGAAAAAGCTAAATTAGGAATTAAATGA
- the ftsL gene encoding cell division protein FtsL, whose product MADSSAKIYNYQEPVTREAGQPQKKIILNPKNVPLNRLEKTLIVLGSLITLVMMTLLVSASISSTNAQHKLTDSEQSVLATQNRNTDLRQEIGELTSSSRMNKIAKQEGLRLIESNIRNVR is encoded by the coding sequence ATGGCTGATAGCTCGGCAAAAATATATAATTATCAAGAACCAGTTACTCGAGAGGCTGGGCAGCCACAAAAAAAGATTATTCTTAATCCAAAAAATGTTCCTTTAAATCGATTAGAGAAAACATTGATTGTATTAGGAAGCTTAATCACTTTAGTGATGATGACCTTGTTGGTTTCAGCAAGTATCTCTTCAACTAATGCTCAGCATAAGTTGACCGATTCAGAACAAAGTGTGTTAGCTACACAAAATCGAAATACAGATTTGCGTCAAGAAATTGGTGAATTAACTTCATCATCTCGAATGAATAAAATTGCTAAACAAGAAGGCTTACGCCTAATTGAAAGTAACATTAGGAATGTCCGTTAA
- the murD gene encoding UDP-N-acetylmuramoyl-L-alanine--D-glutamate ligase, giving the protein MKQVKTYDGKNILILGLGKSGFAVAKLLLKLGAKLTLNDQQDLSDNSNALELEKMGVQVISGYHPVDIFEKEAFDYLVKNPGIPYENPMVEKAQALDIPVITEPEVALSVSEAPYVCVTGSNGKTTTVMLTQKIMDHHLSKQGGLAYAVGNIGVPISEVVEKATAKDLLVVEMSSFQLLGVTDIKPKIAAVVDIYNNVHLDYHKTFENYVDAKLRITQAQDESDYFIANWDQKDILEKEKQATKAKIITFSENDSHADYYIGDEYLEGKNDHQFMKKDDIKIPGIHNQQNSLVAIAISKLLGATNDDIQTVLSTFSGAKHRLQYVTTYNQRRFYNDSKSTNIEAASVAIPSFNVPEVWIAGGLDRGFTFDDLVPLIKEHVKTAVLYGETKYLLADAARKAGIKDSNIIIVNTLQEAVPRAYEASNEGDVILFSPACASWDQFNTFEERGDYFVKFIEDLNTK; this is encoded by the coding sequence ATGAAACAAGTAAAAACGTATGACGGAAAAAATATTTTAATTTTAGGATTAGGAAAAAGTGGCTTTGCTGTTGCTAAGCTATTATTAAAGCTTGGTGCTAAACTTACTTTAAATGATCAACAAGATTTGAGTGATAATTCAAATGCACTTGAATTAGAAAAAATGGGTGTTCAGGTTATTTCTGGCTATCATCCAGTTGATATTTTTGAAAAAGAAGCTTTTGATTATTTAGTAAAAAATCCTGGAATTCCATATGAAAATCCAATGGTTGAAAAAGCTCAGGCCTTAGATATTCCGGTAATAACAGAGCCGGAAGTTGCTTTGAGTGTAAGTGAAGCCCCATACGTTTGTGTAACAGGTTCAAATGGAAAAACTACTACTGTTATGTTGACTCAGAAAATTATGGATCACCATTTAAGCAAGCAAGGTGGACTTGCCTATGCGGTAGGAAATATTGGTGTGCCAATTTCTGAAGTAGTTGAAAAAGCTACGGCAAAAGATTTATTGGTAGTAGAAATGTCGAGTTTCCAACTACTAGGAGTAACTGATATTAAGCCCAAAATCGCAGCTGTAGTTGATATCTATAATAATGTGCACTTGGATTATCATAAAACATTTGAAAACTATGTTGATGCCAAATTACGAATTACCCAGGCACAAGATGAGAGTGATTACTTTATTGCAAATTGGGATCAAAAAGATATTCTTGAAAAAGAAAAGCAAGCTACAAAAGCAAAAATTATTACTTTTTCTGAAAATGATAGTCATGCTGATTACTATATTGGTGATGAGTATCTTGAAGGAAAAAATGATCATCAATTCATGAAAAAAGATGACATTAAGATTCCTGGTATCCACAATCAACAAAATAGTTTAGTTGCAATTGCAATTTCTAAACTACTTGGTGCAACTAATGATGATATTCAAACAGTTTTAAGTACATTTTCTGGTGCTAAACACCGTCTACAATATGTAACTACTTATAATCAAAGAAGATTTTATAATGATTCTAAATCTACTAATATTGAGGCTGCTAGTGTAGCAATTCCATCATTTAATGTACCTGAAGTATGGATTGCGGGGGGATTAGACCGTGGATTTACTTTTGATGATTTAGTACCATTAATTAAAGAGCATGTTAAAACTGCGGTTCTATATGGAGAAACAAAGTATCTTTTAGCTGATGCAGCTAGAAAAGCTGGAATAAAAGATAGCAATATTATAATTGTAAATACTTTGCAAGAAGCAGTTCCGCGTGCTTACGAAGCAAGTAATGAGGGTGATGTTATTCTCTTTTCACCTGCGTGTGCATCTTGGGATCAATTCAATACGTTTGAAGAACGTGGCGACTATTTTGTAAAATTTATAGAGGATTTAAATACTAAATAA
- the mraZ gene encoding division/cell wall cluster transcriptional repressor MraZ, translated as MFMGEYHHNLDSKGRLIIPAKFRDEIGEKVVFTRGMEGCIFGYPLPEWQKIEAKLAKLPLTKRSARKFTRLFYSGAMETEFDKQGRVNLTTTLKDHAELMKECVIVGVSDRIEIWSADRWEDFADDANENYDDIAEDLDDIEI; from the coding sequence ATGTTCATGGGTGAATATCATCATAATCTCGATAGCAAAGGGCGGTTGATTATACCAGCCAAGTTTCGTGACGAGATTGGTGAAAAAGTAGTATTTACCCGTGGTATGGAAGGCTGTATTTTTGGTTATCCTTTACCAGAATGGCAAAAAATTGAAGCTAAGTTAGCCAAACTTCCTCTGACAAAGAGAAGTGCGCGTAAGTTTACACGTCTTTTCTACTCAGGAGCGATGGAAACTGAATTCGATAAGCAAGGCCGTGTCAATCTGACCACGACACTGAAAGACCACGCTGAATTGATGAAAGAATGTGTAATCGTTGGGGTATCTGATCGAATTGAAATTTGGTCAGCAGATCGGTGGGAAGATTTTGCCGATGATGCCAACGAAAACTATGACGACATCGCTGAAGACTTGGATGACATCGAGATATAA
- the mreD gene encoding rod shape-determining protein MreD, protein MTTLCKWYVGIALFFAMILDGSLALAFQKVFYHPNWGAACWFTVVGICLIALFDDLNKNNIWLVLGIGILADSYYFGYFGIYTVAFPLVYFILQKLTRFLPETLWFRLIICLLAYLFVSLYVFLIYAIIGTQQIGFETFLLSILPSWLVCVIIFFITYAFWKNLIEKYPFLESQRTYL, encoded by the coding sequence GTGACAACATTATGTAAATGGTATGTCGGAATTGCACTATTTTTCGCAATGATTCTTGATGGTTCGTTAGCCCTAGCTTTTCAAAAGGTGTTTTATCATCCTAATTGGGGTGCAGCTTGTTGGTTTACTGTCGTGGGTATTTGCTTAATTGCGCTTTTTGACGATTTGAATAAAAATAATATCTGGTTAGTACTCGGGATAGGAATACTAGCTGATAGTTATTATTTTGGTTATTTTGGTATTTATACTGTTGCTTTTCCGCTGGTATATTTTATCTTACAAAAATTAACGCGCTTTTTACCTGAAACCTTGTGGTTTCGGTTAATTATATGCTTACTTGCCTATTTATTTGTTTCATTATATGTTTTCTTAATTTATGCGATTATAGGAACTCAACAAATTGGCTTTGAGACGTTTTTATTAAGTATTCTTCCAAGTTGGTTAGTTTGTGTAATTATTTTCTTTATTACTTATGCCTTTTGGAAAAATTTAATAGAAAAATATCCATTTTTAGAAAGTCAAAGAACTTATTTATAA
- the murG gene encoding undecaprenyldiphospho-muramoylpentapeptide beta-N-acetylglucosaminyltransferase encodes MRIIFSGGGTGGHIYPIMALIERLKERKLVTNEDILFVGTEKGLESKIVPAAGVPFKTLKIQGFDRHHLLKNFETIKMFLEANKEAKKIIKSFKPDIVLGTGGYVSGAIVYTAAKMHIPTMIHESNSVVGLANKFLAHYVDKICYTFDDAASQFSEKKKLVKTGNPRSQQVLGLNNKKIDIAKKWDLNPNLPTVLIFGGSRGAYAINQIVQKSLPDLEKKPYQIIWATGQLYYGNIKKELASHQLNKNIKIVPYIDNMPALLPEMTCVVARSGATSLAEFTALGVPVILIPSPNVTHNHQMKNALDLEKAGAALVIGENDLNPNSFVSSIDHILLDQKYAKKMSKASKQLGVPDASDQVIKVMEQLTENKK; translated from the coding sequence ATGAGAATTATATTTTCCGGTGGCGGAACTGGTGGCCACATTTACCCAATTATGGCGTTAATTGAAAGATTAAAAGAACGTAAGCTTGTAACAAATGAAGATATTTTATTTGTTGGAACTGAAAAAGGACTCGAATCAAAAATTGTGCCTGCAGCTGGCGTTCCTTTTAAAACATTAAAAATTCAAGGTTTTGATCGTCATCATTTACTAAAAAATTTTGAGACTATCAAAATGTTTTTAGAAGCTAACAAAGAAGCAAAGAAAATAATAAAGTCTTTTAAGCCTGATATTGTTTTAGGTACAGGTGGATATGTTTCAGGCGCAATTGTGTATACAGCAGCAAAGATGCATATTCCGACAATGATTCATGAGTCTAACTCAGTTGTCGGTTTAGCAAACAAATTTTTAGCTCATTATGTTGACAAAATTTGTTATACTTTTGACGATGCAGCCAGTCAGTTTTCAGAAAAGAAAAAATTAGTAAAAACTGGTAATCCTCGTTCTCAACAAGTTTTAGGTCTAAATAATAAGAAAATTGATATTGCTAAAAAGTGGGACTTGAATCCAAATTTACCTACGGTATTAATTTTTGGTGGCTCTCGAGGTGCCTATGCAATTAATCAAATTGTTCAGAAATCGTTACCAGATTTGGAGAAAAAGCCATATCAGATAATTTGGGCTACGGGCCAATTATATTATGGTAATATCAAAAAAGAACTAGCATCACACCAATTAAATAAGAATATTAAGATTGTGCCATATATTGATAATATGCCAGCTTTGCTACCAGAGATGACCTGTGTCGTAGCACGATCTGGAGCGACTAGTTTAGCTGAATTCACTGCATTAGGAGTACCAGTTATTTTGATTCCTAGCCCTAATGTTACGCATAATCACCAAATGAAAAACGCGCTTGATTTAGAAAAAGCAGGGGCAGCATTAGTCATTGGAGAAAATGATTTAAATCCAAATAGTTTTGTTTCTTCAATTGATCATATTTTATTAGATCAAAAGTATGCCAAAAAAATGAGTAAAGCTTCTAAGCAATTAGGAGTACCGGATGCATCTGATCAAGTAATTAAAGTGATGGAACAATTGACCGAAAATAAGAAGTAA